One stretch of Francisella sp. LA112445 DNA includes these proteins:
- the ruvX gene encoding Holliday junction resolvase RuvX, whose amino-acid sequence MFQSLIAIDFGKARIGLASGQMITKTATPIGTVEAYDGVPNWIELDRIIKRWNPSDIIVGLPLDTQDFETDITKAAKDFAKEIKERYQRNVHLINEAYSTREARWRLEEVKSKKVSHIKVDALAACVILETWMAEN is encoded by the coding sequence ATGTTTCAATCTTTAATAGCTATAGATTTTGGCAAAGCTAGAATTGGCTTAGCTAGTGGCCAGATGATTACAAAGACGGCTACTCCTATTGGCACTGTTGAAGCTTATGATGGCGTACCAAACTGGATTGAGCTTGATAGAATCATTAAACGTTGGAACCCTTCAGATATAATAGTTGGTCTACCTCTAGATACACAAGATTTTGAGACAGATATTACTAAAGCTGCGAAAGATTTTGCTAAAGAGATAAAAGAGAGATATCAACGAAACGTTCACCTTATAAATGAGGCTTATTCTACTCGAGAAGCAAGGTGGCGTCTTGAAGAAGTCAAAAGTAAGAAAGTCAGTCATATAAAAGTAGATGCTCTAGCAGCCTGTGTAATTCTTGAAACTTGGATGGCAGAGAATTAA
- the leuS gene encoding leucine--tRNA ligase has product MSEYNFDQIEQQAQSYWRENNSFKAVEDKSKEKFYCLEMLPYPSGTLHMGHVRNYTIGDVIARYQKMQGKNVLHPMGWDAFGLPAENAAIKHKRSPAEWTKSNIAHMKKQLDSLGFGFDWSREIATCDEDYYRWEQWFFIQLYKKGLAYRKNSVVNWDPVDQTVLANEQVVDGRGWRSGALVEKKEIPQWFLKITDYADELLQDISKLDNWPDAVKTMQTNWIGKSKGLTVKFKIQGSDEEIEVFTTRPDTLMGVSYLGIATEHPLALAEAKTNSELARFIEECRKSSTMEADLATQEKKGFKTNIKVIHPISGETVDVWVANFVLMGYGSGAVMSVPAHDQRDWEFAKKYNIPLKQVINSDDKKIKVDLDVEAFTEKGILINSGEFDGLNFKKAYQAIKKYLFDNNKGYETTNFRIHDWGISRQRYWGCPIPMIHCDSCGIVPEKEENLPVKLPTDVTLTEAGSPLKDLPEFLDVKCPKCGSQAKRETDTFDTFFESSWYYARYTCTTANEMLSDEANYWLPVDKYIGGIEHAIMHLLYARFFHKLMRDEGLVTSDEPFVNLLTQGMVLKDGAKMSKSKGNTVDPQELIDMYGADTVRLFSMFAAPPEQSLEWSETGVEGANKFLRKVFNYAQSNKEVLSKKINVDINKLSKEDKKARFEIHSNLKQAVFDFDKSQFNTVVSACMKILNTLNNYDNLCDSVKAEGYSILLRILAPFTPHICHYLWQELKLGDDILHTEFPVVDEQALVKDEFLLVVQINGKLKAKLELDASLTKSEVEAAVLEDEHVKSFVEGKQIIKVIYVPQKLINIVIK; this is encoded by the coding sequence ATGAGTGAATATAATTTTGATCAAATAGAGCAACAAGCTCAAAGTTATTGGCGTGAAAATAATTCTTTTAAAGCTGTAGAAGATAAAAGTAAAGAAAAATTCTATTGTTTAGAAATGTTACCATATCCAAGTGGTACTTTACATATGGGACATGTAAGAAACTATACTATCGGTGATGTAATCGCTAGATATCAAAAAATGCAAGGTAAAAATGTACTTCACCCTATGGGATGGGATGCTTTTGGATTACCCGCTGAGAATGCTGCTATCAAGCATAAAAGATCACCGGCTGAATGGACAAAAAGTAATATTGCCCATATGAAGAAGCAACTTGATTCTTTAGGTTTTGGTTTTGACTGGTCAAGAGAAATTGCTACTTGTGATGAGGATTATTACAGATGGGAGCAATGGTTTTTTATCCAACTTTATAAAAAAGGTTTAGCATATCGTAAAAACTCAGTTGTAAACTGGGATCCTGTAGATCAGACAGTTTTAGCTAATGAGCAAGTTGTCGATGGTAGAGGTTGGAGATCTGGTGCCTTAGTTGAGAAAAAAGAAATACCACAATGGTTTTTGAAAATCACAGATTATGCTGATGAGCTTTTACAAGATATATCTAAGTTAGATAACTGGCCTGATGCTGTAAAAACTATGCAAACAAACTGGATCGGTAAATCAAAAGGTTTAACTGTTAAATTTAAGATTCAAGGCTCTGATGAAGAAATAGAAGTTTTCACAACTCGTCCTGATACTTTGATGGGTGTAAGTTACCTTGGAATTGCAACTGAACACCCTCTTGCTTTAGCAGAGGCTAAAACAAATTCTGAGTTAGCAAGATTTATTGAAGAATGTAGAAAATCCTCAACAATGGAGGCTGATTTAGCTACACAAGAAAAAAAAGGCTTTAAAACAAATATAAAAGTAATTCATCCTATTTCTGGTGAGACAGTAGATGTTTGGGTTGCCAACTTTGTGCTTATGGGATATGGTTCTGGTGCCGTGATGTCAGTTCCTGCTCATGATCAAAGGGATTGGGAATTTGCTAAGAAATATAATATCCCTCTAAAGCAAGTTATTAACTCTGATGATAAGAAAATCAAAGTTGATTTAGATGTTGAAGCCTTCACAGAAAAAGGAATATTAATAAATTCTGGTGAATTTGATGGATTAAACTTCAAGAAAGCTTATCAAGCAATTAAAAAATACCTTTTTGATAATAATAAAGGATATGAAACTACAAACTTTAGAATCCATGATTGGGGTATCTCTCGTCAAAGATATTGGGGCTGCCCAATTCCAATGATTCATTGTGATAGCTGTGGTATAGTTCCTGAAAAAGAAGAAAATTTACCGGTTAAACTGCCTACGGATGTAACCCTTACAGAAGCTGGTTCGCCGTTGAAAGATTTACCTGAATTTTTAGATGTTAAATGTCCAAAGTGTGGCTCTCAAGCAAAAAGAGAAACAGATACATTTGATACATTTTTTGAATCATCTTGGTATTATGCAAGATATACATGCACTACTGCGAATGAAATGTTAAGTGATGAGGCAAATTACTGGTTACCAGTAGATAAATATATTGGTGGTATTGAGCATGCGATTATGCATTTATTATATGCTAGATTTTTCCATAAATTAATGCGTGATGAAGGTCTGGTAACATCTGATGAGCCTTTTGTAAACTTACTTACTCAAGGTATGGTGTTAAAAGATGGTGCTAAGATGTCTAAATCAAAAGGCAACACGGTAGACCCTCAAGAACTAATAGATATGTATGGTGCTGATACTGTGAGATTATTTAGTATGTTTGCAGCACCTCCTGAGCAATCATTAGAGTGGTCTGAAACAGGTGTTGAAGGAGCAAATAAATTTTTACGTAAAGTTTTTAACTATGCTCAATCAAATAAAGAAGTATTATCGAAAAAAATAAATGTTGATATAAACAAATTATCAAAAGAAGACAAAAAAGCTCGCTTTGAAATACATTCAAACTTAAAGCAAGCTGTTTTTGATTTTGATAAAAGTCAGTTTAATACTGTAGTTTCAGCTTGTATGAAAATTCTAAATACTTTAAATAACTATGATAATCTTTGTGATAGTGTTAAGGCTGAGGGATATAGTATCTTATTAAGAATACTAGCACCATTTACTCCACATATTTGTCATTATTTATGGCAAGAACTTAAGTTAGGAGATGATATTTTACATACAGAGTTTCCTGTAGTAGATGAACAAGCTCTAGTCAAAGATGAGTTTTTGCTAGTTGTACAAATAAATGGTAAGCTAAAAGCAAAGTTAGAATTAGATGCATCATTAACTAAATCAGAAGTCGAAGCTGCTGTTTTAGAAGATGAGCATGTAAAATCATTTGTTGAAGGTAAGCAAATTATCAAAGTAATTTATGTACCTCAGAAGCTTATAAATATAGTAATCAAATAG
- the lptE gene encoding LPS assembly lipoprotein LptE, whose protein sequence is MKKYIILIFALLLGSCGFHPRGVVSSSNAGNYSSLVGTKFYIAANGYNSWASDIKSGLQPYKAIIVTDEKQADYIINIQDVKKDSKLTSVVGGASNNTYQLFYNFTYNVVKPNDKTPVIPNKTISAQQFWQSNSGTQLAQNAQAQRIYDYLQSGMVTNVINQIAALLPSKTPDISSQDNDDES, encoded by the coding sequence ATGAAAAAATATATAATTTTAATATTTGCACTTTTATTAGGCTCATGTGGTTTTCATCCTCGTGGTGTTGTGAGCTCTTCGAATGCGGGAAATTATAGTAGCTTAGTTGGAACTAAGTTTTATATTGCTGCGAATGGTTATAATTCTTGGGCTAGTGATATTAAATCGGGATTACAACCATATAAAGCTATAATAGTAACTGATGAGAAACAAGCTGATTATATAATAAATATACAAGATGTTAAGAAAGATTCTAAGCTTACAAGTGTTGTAGGTGGAGCATCGAATAACACTTATCAATTATTCTACAACTTTACATATAATGTTGTTAAGCCTAATGATAAGACACCAGTAATACCAAATAAGACTATTTCTGCACAACAGTTCTGGCAATCAAACTCTGGTACGCAGCTAGCACAAAATGCTCAAGCTCAAAGAATATATGACTATCTTCAGTCAGGTATGGTAACAAATGTTATTAATCAAATTGCGGCATTATTACCAAGTAAGACCCCAGATATCTCATCTCAAGATAATGATGATGAATCTTAA
- a CDS encoding (deoxy)nucleoside triphosphate pyrophosphohydrolase translates to MERINAAVAIILDEYHTKVYISQRQKFQTYRDYWEFPGGKVEKNETFADCIKREVFEEVGIIVKSIKPYIKKKHINKDNIEVNLEFFIIDGYEGIPYSKENQQLKLVNISELNNYNFLPASIEIIERLKREYI, encoded by the coding sequence ATGGAACGTATAAACGCTGCAGTGGCGATTATTTTAGATGAATATCATACTAAAGTCTACATAAGTCAAAGACAAAAATTTCAAACCTATCGTGATTACTGGGAATTTCCTGGAGGAAAAGTAGAAAAAAATGAAACTTTTGCAGACTGCATAAAACGAGAAGTTTTTGAGGAAGTTGGAATTATTGTTAAATCTATAAAGCCATATATAAAGAAGAAACATATAAATAAAGACAATATCGAAGTTAATTTAGAATTTTTTATTATTGATGGCTATGAAGGTATTCCATACTCAAAAGAAAACCAACAATTAAAACTTGTAAATATTTCTGAGCTTAATAATTATAATTTTTTACCTGCAAGTATAGAAATAATTGAAAGACTAAAAAGAGAGTACATCTAA
- a CDS encoding YqgE/AlgH family protein, with the protein MFQNHKSEILLATPLIKDDAIFTKSVIYLCQNDRHGAMGLIINKPLDDKLKDVFEELDIPHNNTFEEILNHPLYMGGPISPHKILILHTTNGRNYNSTIKLDEGLAITASMDILEDLANNILPEYFLPIVGYSCWTADQLSDEIKASDWIVTDKLSKKILFNYENKTKWQNHLEHAGYSLQNLDSLFENIGNG; encoded by the coding sequence ATGTTCCAAAACCATAAAAGTGAAATTTTATTAGCAACACCTTTAATTAAAGATGATGCTATATTTACTAAATCTGTTATTTATTTATGCCAAAATGATCGTCATGGGGCTATGGGCTTGATTATAAATAAGCCTTTAGATGATAAATTAAAAGATGTTTTTGAGGAGTTAGATATACCTCATAATAATACTTTTGAAGAAATATTGAACCACCCTCTTTATATGGGAGGTCCAATAAGCCCTCATAAAATATTAATACTTCATACGACAAATGGGCGTAACTATAATTCAACTATAAAGCTTGATGAGGGTTTAGCTATTACAGCGTCTATGGATATCTTAGAAGATTTGGCAAATAATATTTTACCAGAATACTTCCTGCCGATAGTTGGATATAGCTGTTGGACAGCTGATCAGTTATCAGATGAGATAAAAGCTAGTGACTGGATTGTGACAGATAAGTTAAGTAAGAAAATACTATTTAATTATGAGAATAAAACTAAGTGGCAAAATCATCTAGAGCATGCTGGATATAGTTTGCAAAATTTAGATTCTCTATTTGAAAATATAGGTAATGGTTAG
- the bglX gene encoding beta-glucosidase BglX — translation MKKVLSLAIIASICSSCSTTNFFSSKSQNNQSNIYSIDEEKYDSQADKLISQMTLEEKLGQLNLVDAGQATTGVSKKEDFYKLIEQGKVGGIFNLKSPQDIKKAQEIAVNDTRLHIPLLIGMDIIHGYKTTFPIPLGLSTSWDLDMIQETARIAAIEASSQGINWTFSPMVDISRDPRWGRIAESSGEDTYLGSQIAKAMVRGYEMDDLADNTSLLACVKHFALYGAVEAGRDYNTVDMSKVKMYNQYLPPYKAAIDAGAGSVMAAFNDINGIPATENKWLMTDLLRDQWGFKGFVVSDYAGIPEMMNHGVGKNLQQVSADALNAGVDMDMVGNGYLTTLKKSLKEGKVSMAEINKAVKRILIAKFELGLFKNPYKNINTKDAKKLIFSAKHREFARKVGSESMVLLKNQNNLLPLKKTQTIAVIGPLANAANNMDGTWSITADQDKSISLLEGLKEEVGHQGKVLYAKGSNLSYSKTFEKNATMFGKSLGRNNETSEQLLKHALEVAKKSDVIIAALGESAEMSGESTSRSHIDIPKAQRDLLNALLKTGKPVVLVLFNGRPLVLTQESKTVPAILDVWFPGSEAGLSIADVLFGKVNPSGKLTASFPRDVGQIPIYYSHKNTGRPLTNKDSCRFEKYHSNYMDVCNSPLYPFGYGLSYTTFDISKPVQNKEIIKKGDKLIIKVNITNTGKYDGADVLQLYIHQKVRSITPPVKELKAFKKVFLKKGQTKTVTFELDVNDLKFYNNDLKYVYEPGEFEYFISDSSDGKFTNTFTVK, via the coding sequence ATGAAAAAAGTTTTATCCTTGGCAATAATAGCAAGTATTTGTTCATCTTGCTCAACAACTAATTTTTTTAGTAGTAAGTCTCAAAATAATCAATCTAATATATATAGTATTGATGAAGAAAAATATGATAGTCAAGCAGATAAACTTATATCACAAATGACTTTGGAGGAAAAGTTAGGTCAGTTAAACCTTGTTGATGCAGGTCAAGCAACTACTGGAGTTAGTAAAAAAGAGGATTTCTATAAGCTTATAGAGCAGGGGAAAGTAGGGGGGATATTTAACTTAAAATCTCCACAAGATATAAAGAAAGCTCAAGAAATAGCTGTTAATGATACTCGCCTGCACATTCCTCTTTTGATTGGTATGGATATTATTCATGGTTATAAAACAACTTTCCCTATCCCTCTAGGATTGTCGACTAGTTGGGATTTAGATATGATCCAAGAAACTGCACGAATAGCTGCGATAGAAGCAAGTAGTCAGGGGATAAACTGGACATTCTCACCGATGGTAGATATATCAAGAGATCCACGTTGGGGTAGAATTGCTGAAAGTAGTGGTGAAGATACATATTTAGGTAGCCAAATAGCAAAAGCTATGGTGCGAGGCTATGAAATGGATGATTTAGCAGATAATACAAGTTTACTTGCATGCGTGAAACACTTTGCATTATATGGAGCTGTTGAGGCAGGGCGTGATTATAACACGGTAGATATGAGCAAAGTTAAAATGTATAACCAATACCTACCTCCATATAAAGCGGCGATAGATGCTGGAGCTGGTAGTGTTATGGCGGCTTTTAATGATATCAATGGTATTCCAGCTACTGAAAATAAATGGTTAATGACAGACCTACTACGTGATCAATGGGGCTTTAAAGGCTTTGTTGTTTCTGATTATGCAGGTATTCCAGAGATGATGAATCATGGAGTTGGTAAAAACTTACAACAAGTATCAGCAGATGCATTAAATGCTGGTGTTGATATGGATATGGTAGGTAATGGCTATCTCACAACTTTAAAGAAATCTCTTAAAGAAGGCAAAGTATCAATGGCTGAGATAAATAAAGCCGTTAAGCGAATATTAATAGCTAAATTTGAGCTAGGATTATTTAAAAACCCATATAAAAATATTAATACCAAAGATGCTAAAAAACTAATTTTCTCTGCAAAACATAGAGAATTTGCGCGAAAAGTTGGTTCTGAATCTATGGTTTTACTAAAAAACCAGAATAACTTGTTACCTTTGAAAAAAACTCAAACAATCGCTGTAATTGGACCTCTAGCCAATGCTGCTAATAATATGGATGGGACATGGAGTATCACCGCCGATCAAGATAAATCTATATCATTATTAGAAGGCTTAAAAGAAGAAGTAGGGCACCAAGGTAAAGTTTTATATGCTAAAGGTAGTAACTTATCATACAGTAAGACATTTGAGAAAAATGCAACAATGTTTGGTAAATCTTTAGGTAGAAATAATGAAACTTCAGAGCAGCTATTAAAACATGCGTTAGAAGTCGCTAAAAAATCTGATGTAATTATTGCAGCATTAGGTGAATCTGCAGAAATGAGTGGTGAAAGTACTAGTAGATCACATATAGATATACCTAAAGCTCAAAGAGATTTACTTAACGCATTGCTAAAAACTGGTAAACCTGTCGTATTAGTACTATTTAATGGAAGACCTCTTGTTTTAACACAAGAAAGTAAAACTGTACCAGCTATACTTGATGTATGGTTCCCTGGTAGTGAAGCTGGATTATCAATAGCAGATGTATTATTTGGTAAAGTTAATCCATCAGGTAAACTAACAGCTTCATTCCCTCGAGATGTTGGGCAGATTCCTATTTATTATAGTCACAAAAATACAGGTAGGCCTTTAACAAATAAAGATAGTTGTAGATTTGAGAAATATCATTCTAATTATATGGATGTTTGTAATTCACCATTATATCCTTTTGGTTATGGTTTAAGCTATACTACATTTGATATTTCTAAGCCAGTTCAGAATAAAGAGATCATCAAAAAGGGTGATAAGTTAATTATTAAAGTTAATATCACAAATACTGGTAAATATGATGGTGCTGATGTGTTGCAACTGTATATTCATCAAAAAGTACGCTCAATTACACCTCCAGTTAAAGAATTAAAAGCTTTTAAAAAGGTATTTTTGAAAAAAGGACAAACTAAGACTGTAACATTTGAATTAGATGTTAATGATCTTAAGTTTTACAATAATGATCTAAAATATGTTTATGAACCAGGTGAGTTTGAGTATTTTATCAGCGATAGTTCTGATGGGAAGTTTACAAATACATTTACTGTTAAATAA
- a CDS encoding mechanosensitive ion channel domain-containing protein — MNQLKDFYANLLSSYSGLAGILSFLTIFLIILICSWVINKILKQYIVNIVNKFVAKLGPNLGETLVKYKVFNKLSHIGPGIFIYLAINLGVSSEHNWTVSVVDAIQLVAQVYITLTIILFFISFVDAIFNYFQKLPYFKHHSLKSYAQVIKIILYFIAFILIVSQLLNKSPIAFLTGLGALSAVLMLVFKDTILGFVSNIQVAALDLVRVGDWITIPSAGVDGDVMEVSINTVKIRNFDKTISTVPTYTLINNSVQNWRGMVETGGRRIKRSVNIDIDTIKFCDENTLESLSKEPLLQDFIASKKGEKLTNITLFRAYIENYLRKHPKIHTGLTFLIRELQPSETGLPVELYIFTNDTNWVNYEKIQADIFDYVFASLHMFDLKAFQAITGRISK, encoded by the coding sequence ATGAATCAATTAAAAGATTTTTATGCAAACTTGCTTAGTAGTTATAGCGGGCTTGCAGGAATACTAAGTTTTTTGACAATATTTTTAATAATATTAATTTGTTCATGGGTAATTAATAAAATACTCAAACAATATATAGTTAATATCGTAAATAAATTTGTAGCTAAACTTGGCCCAAATTTGGGTGAAACCTTAGTAAAGTATAAGGTTTTTAATAAGTTATCTCATATAGGGCCTGGAATATTTATATATTTAGCTATAAATCTTGGAGTAAGCTCTGAGCATAACTGGACAGTAAGTGTTGTTGATGCAATTCAGTTAGTAGCACAAGTATATATAACATTAACTATAATACTATTTTTTATATCTTTTGTTGATGCTATTTTTAATTACTTTCAAAAGCTTCCATATTTTAAGCATCACTCTTTGAAAAGCTATGCCCAAGTTATAAAAATAATTTTATATTTCATAGCTTTTATATTGATAGTTTCTCAGTTGCTTAACAAATCTCCGATTGCTTTTTTAACTGGCTTAGGTGCTTTGTCAGCCGTATTAATGTTAGTTTTCAAAGATACAATATTAGGATTTGTTTCTAATATTCAGGTTGCTGCTTTAGATTTAGTACGAGTTGGCGACTGGATAACTATTCCATCGGCGGGTGTTGATGGAGATGTTATGGAAGTTTCTATTAATACTGTAAAAATACGTAATTTTGATAAAACGATCTCGACCGTTCCAACTTACACATTAATTAATAATAGTGTACAAAACTGGCGTGGAATGGTTGAAACTGGTGGACGTAGAATTAAACGCTCAGTAAATATTGACATCGATACTATAAAATTTTGTGATGAGAATACTTTAGAATCGTTATCTAAAGAGCCTCTTCTACAAGATTTTATTGCGAGTAAAAAAGGTGAAAAGCTGACTAATATAACTTTATTTAGAGCATATATTGAGAATTACTTACGTAAACATCCAAAGATACATACAGGATTGACTTTCCTAATTAGAGAGCTACAGCCTAGTGAAACAGGTTTACCAGTTGAGTTATATATTTTTACAAATGATACAAACTGGGTTAACTATGAAAAAATTCAAGCAGATATTTTTGACTATGTTTTTGCTAGTTTACATATGTTTGATCTAAAAGCTTTCCAGGCTATAACTGGTAGAATCTCTAAATAA